The Streptomyces seoulensis genome contains a region encoding:
- the pyk gene encoding pyruvate kinase: MRRAKIVCTLGPATDSYDQIKALVEAGMDVARFNLSHGTQAEHEARYQRVRKAADETGRSVGMLADLQGPKIRLGTFAEGPVLLERDDIFTITVEEGVEGDRHRCGTSYAGLAEDVRPGERVLVDDGRVCLEVTGVDGPRVRTRVLEGGMISDHKGLNLPGVAVSVPALSKKDRDDLRWALRTGFDVVALSFVRSGRDAAEVHRIMAEEGRRVPVVAKVEKPQAVENIEDVVAAFDGLMVARGDLGVEMPLEQVPIVQKRAVKLAKRNAKPVIVATQMLDSMIDSARPTRAEASDVANAVLDGADAVMLSGETSVGRYAVEAVRTMAKIVAAAEEEMLAKGLPPLTERNKPRTQGGAVARAAAEMGDFLGARFLVAFTQSGDTARRLSRYRSPIPVLAFTPEPATRSQLSLSWGVETFLGPHVDSTDAMVDQVDELLLKYGRCEKGDVVVITAGSPPGVTGTTNMVRVHHIAEDDSPR, translated from the coding sequence ATGCGCCGAGCAAAGATCGTCTGCACCCTGGGGCCCGCCACCGACTCGTACGACCAGATCAAGGCACTGGTCGAGGCCGGAATGGACGTCGCCCGGTTCAATCTCAGTCACGGCACCCAAGCCGAACACGAGGCGCGATACCAGCGCGTTCGGAAAGCCGCCGACGAGACCGGCCGCAGCGTCGGAATGCTCGCCGATCTTCAAGGTCCGAAGATCCGGCTCGGCACGTTCGCCGAAGGACCCGTACTCCTCGAACGCGACGACATCTTCACCATCACCGTCGAAGAGGGCGTCGAGGGCGACCGCCACCGGTGCGGCACCTCCTACGCAGGCCTCGCCGAGGACGTCCGCCCCGGCGAACGCGTCCTCGTCGACGACGGCCGGGTCTGCCTGGAGGTCACCGGCGTCGACGGCCCCCGCGTGCGCACCCGCGTGCTGGAGGGCGGCATGATCTCCGACCACAAGGGACTCAACCTCCCCGGCGTCGCCGTCTCCGTCCCCGCCCTCTCCAAGAAGGACCGGGACGACCTGCGCTGGGCGCTGCGCACCGGCTTCGACGTCGTCGCCCTCTCCTTCGTCCGCAGCGGCCGCGACGCCGCCGAGGTGCACCGGATCATGGCCGAGGAGGGGCGCCGGGTGCCCGTCGTCGCCAAGGTGGAGAAGCCGCAGGCCGTCGAGAACATCGAGGACGTCGTCGCCGCCTTCGACGGGCTGATGGTCGCCCGCGGCGACCTCGGCGTGGAGATGCCGCTGGAGCAGGTGCCGATCGTGCAGAAACGCGCCGTCAAGCTGGCCAAGCGCAACGCCAAGCCGGTCATCGTCGCCACCCAGATGCTCGACTCGATGATCGACAGCGCCCGGCCGACCCGCGCCGAAGCCTCCGACGTGGCCAACGCGGTGCTCGACGGCGCGGACGCGGTGATGCTGTCCGGCGAGACCAGCGTGGGGCGGTACGCCGTCGAGGCCGTGCGCACCATGGCGAAGATCGTCGCGGCGGCGGAGGAGGAGATGCTGGCCAAGGGGCTGCCGCCGCTGACCGAGCGGAACAAGCCCCGCACGCAGGGGGGTGCCGTCGCGCGGGCCGCCGCCGAGATGGGCGACTTCCTCGGGGCGCGCTTCCTCGTCGCCTTCACCCAGTCCGGCGACACCGCCCGCCGCCTCTCCCGCTACCGCTCACCCATCCCCGTCCTCGCCTTCACCCCCGAGCCCGCCACCCGCTCCCAGCTCAGCCTCTCCTGGGGCGTGGAGACCTTCCTCGGACCGCACGTCGACTCCACCGACGCGATGGTCGACCAGGTGGACGAGCTGCTGCTGAAGTACGGCCGCTGCGAGAAGGGCGACGTCGTCGTCATCACCGCCGGCTCCCCACCCGGCGTCACCGGCACCACCAACATGGTCCGCGTCCACCACATCGCGGAGGACGACAGCCCGAGGTAG